A window of the Procambarus clarkii isolate CNS0578487 chromosome 19, FALCON_Pclarkii_2.0, whole genome shotgun sequence genome harbors these coding sequences:
- the Blos2 gene encoding biogenesis of lysosome-related organelles complex 1 subunit 2 translates to MDVNKKGDMIQPPANNRTQQDTLSKGPLDEEERLSDFGSPKHGPTLSTSTSSFEALDPHDPNLSHLASLMFSHTSNYLQGELSAVLEDYTLLEQMNKSTITKYADMRQIGGSVSRALKDLNEKYLALQPYLEQIDQIEDSVTKLEAAAYKLDAYSKRLETKFKSLEKK, encoded by the exons ATGGATGTTAACAAGAAAGGCGACATGATTCAGCCTCCTGCAAACAACCGCACACAGCAAGACACACTGTCAAAGGGGCCTCTAGATGAGGAGGAAAGGCTGAGTGACTTTGGGTCACCCAAACATGGACCAACACTCTCAACCAGCACTAGCAGTTTTGAAGCTCTTGATCCTCATGATCCTAACCTTAGCCATCTGGCATCATTAATGTTTTCACACACATCTAATTATCTGCAG GGTGAGTTGTCTGCAGTCTTAGAGGACTATACTCTGCTAGAACAAATGAACAAGTCAACCATTACTAAATATGCAGATATGCGTCAAATTGGTGGAAGTGTAAGTAGGGCTCTTAAGGATCTCAATGAAAAATACTTGGCTTTACAGCCATACCTAGAACAGATTGACCAGATTGAAGACAGTGTTACAAAACTGGAAGCTGCTGCATATAAACTGGATGCTTATTCTAAGAGATTAGAAACAAAATTCAAAAGTTTGGAAAAGAAGTAA